A segment of the Desulfitobacterium dehalogenans ATCC 51507 genome:
AGATACATGCAAACCTAAGAGAAATCCCCCCAAAAGAAACAGAGCGCAAATCAAGCCTGCTACAGGAAGAGTAACCCGATTTGATGCGAGAGGGCGCTTACACTTAATCGGATGATTCCGATCATATCTTCGATCCACAAAGTCATTCATCACATAGACTGCGCTGGAGACAAGACAAAAGGCCACCGCGGCAATGATGACCTTAATAATCAAATGTTGGCTAAGGTTTTGCGTGAACAACAAGCCAATGAAGACAAAGGAATTCTTAACCCATTGCCGAGGACGGACTAATTGTGCAATTGCTTTTATCGTATTCTTCTTTTGCGGCTCTGGACCAGGATTTTTATCCCTTAGAGTTTCTAACTGGACCACCAATGTTCATACACACCCTATCTATTTAGTCTCAAGCTAATTAATAATAGCCTAAGAGCATAACTCCACTATTAATAACTATTCGACTCATCCATCTCACTTCCTGCCCCTAAAAAATACCGCATGCTACCAAATTATTACTTCCTAATATCGTTCCAGGAATTGTTTTTTTTGCACTTTACAACCCAAAGCTTGTCTTATATGATTATCAAGAAGAGTAAATTAAAGAGATACCCAGTTGATAAGGAGGATTGATTTATTGGATAATAGTCAATTTCAGGAATTAGTAATCCAGCAGCTGAGTACACTCACTAAAAGTATAGACACTTTAGCTATCAACCAAGAGGTAATGCAGGCTGACATCAACACTATGAAGCTTGACATCTCCACTATGAAGGTAGATATCGATGCCATGAAGGCAGATATCGACCTTATGAAAGTGGACATCTCCAATATGAAAGGGGATATCTCCGGTCTTAAACAATCACAAGCCCGTATGGACCAAGATATCTCTTCCATGAAAATGGATATTTCCTCTATGAAAGAGGATATCTCCAACCTTAAGCAATCACAAGCTCGTATGGACCAAGATATCTCTTCCATGAAAATAGATATTTCCTCTATGAAAGAGGACATCTCCGGTCTTAAGCAATCACAAGCTCGTATGGACCAAGATATCTCTTCCATGAAAATAGATATTTCCTCTATGAAAGAGGACATCTCCAGCCTCAAACAATCACAAACTCGCATGGAAGAAGGTTTAACGAAGAAAATTGCGGCTTTATTTGACGCCAGAGAAGTACAAAAAGATATCAATCAAAATGTTTCTCGCTCGCTGGAGCGAATCGAAGCCAAGATTGACATCCTGCAAATGGAAACCGCCTATCTTAAACGGATAAAATAAAAAAATCAATGCTCCCCAATGTAGTCCGGTTAGTAAAAACCACTACAGATGGAGGAGCATATTTCTTTTCCACCCGGGGCTGCCTCCCCCTCCATAGACAAAAATTTGCAAGCGATTCTGGAAGGAAAATATAGGTATTTGTCGAATTCTTCCTTCTATGGGAGGGATTTGATGTTTGCTTCTGTTCATGGCATGGCCGTATCTGGAATTCAGGCTCATTTAATTCGGGTGGAAGTGGATGTCTCCAACGGCTTGCCTGATTTTGCTATCGTCGGGCTTCCCAACATTGCCGTACGGGAATCTCGGGAACGTGTTCGCTCAGCCATCAAAAATTCGGGGTTTAATTTCCCTTTGCAGCGTATTACGGTTAATTTAGCCCCTGCCGATATAAAAAAGGATGGATCAGGGTTGGATTTACCTATTGCCGTCGGTATACTGGCCGCTACAGGACAATGTCCTCTGGAAAAACTCACCGGGATGGTATTCGTCGGAGAGCTTTCTTTAGAAGGACAACTACGGCCGGTATCCGGAGTTCTTGCAATGGCCGTTTCCTTAGCCCAACTCTCCTCCTACGCCTTGATTGTTCCTCATGAGAACTTCCTCGAGGCCAATCTTATTGAAGAAATCAAAAGCGGCTCAGCAGAAAACCTTGTTCAATTGGTGAGTGCACTCCATACCGAGGAGCTCTTTTCTTCCCCCTTCACAGCATCGTTTCCTTTAACCGATTCTTCCCCCATTGAGCAGCCTTCTGAGGAAACCCTGGATTTATGCTCCATCCGAGGTCAGCAGCAAGCGAAAAGAGCTTTGGAAATTGCCGCTGCCGGGGGACATAATATCCTGCTTATGGGTTCCCCCGGCTCAGGCAAAACCATGCTCGCCAAAGCCTATGCGGGAATCCTCCCTTCTTTGACGCGAACTGAGAGCCTTGAAGTTACTAAAATCTACAGCATCGCCGGTTTATTGGGCCATAACGGGCAGCTTATTCAATCAAGACCCTTTCGCCAGCCCCACCATTCGGCAACTGCAGCAGGGATTCTCGGTGGCGGCCGTGACCTTAAACCCGGCGAACTCATTCTGGCTAATCATGGCGTACTCTTCCTGGATGAATTGCCGGAGTTTTCCCGGGAAGTCCTCGAATCTCTGCGTCAACCTTTAGAGGACCGGGAATTGACCTTGACCCGGCAGCGGGGCAGTGTCAAATACCCTGCCCGGCTAAGTATTGTCGCCAGCATGAATCCCTGTCCGTGTAGTTTACAATATTGGGCGTTATATAATAAGAAGGAAACTTTGCCACCACGGCAAGCTGGAACAGTTATTCTCGGGAATACAACGGGGTCTCGTGTTCGGAAAGCAAGACTTGCTAAGAAAATGACAATAGCAAATTTAGTAAGAGCAAGTGGACTAAGCGAAGTGACAATTCTAGGTATAGAGCACAATAAGGTCAATCCTTTGCTATCAACTCTGAAAACCCTAGGGGCTGTTTTAGAGGTCCCTTTTTATAAGTTGGCTGCTTTTGACTGCCTCCCTGAAAGAACACTTCCGGAACAAATAAAAAAAGCACGTCTAATGCGTGGGATGACCCTATCGGAGTATGCAAAATTTCTTGGAGTTAATGTAAGAACCCTTAGAGCTTGGGAGTGTGGAGAGCGGATGCCTAAATATAAGCTTGATAGACTGAATTTTGAATTTGCGTCTATAGCGAATGATGATGTTTCTCTCAAGCTTTAATTTACTCACCTTTTCAAAGGAGGTGACCAACCATCGGCACAAGTTTATTACTTGCAAACCTGACCTTAATCTTTATAGTCTGGGGCGTGGGTGTCTTAATCCTTTACTACATAATAAAATTAGCCGTCGAGAACGGGATGAAAAGAGCGAACGAATCTATAGAAGACCGTCTTGATAATGTGACGCTTTTACTACAGGCGATAGTTAAGGAAAAGTATGAGGAGCAATAAAAGTCCCCAGGGGCATACCAATATGTGCTCCTGGGGACTTTAAGTTTTTTCATTATACAATTATTGCTTCTTTAATTTTTTAGTCGCATCCTTTAATATTCGTTTTAGAGTCTCCCTATTTCTACGTTGTCGTTCTAGATGCCTCTCGGCATCTTTACCTTTGACTACAGGAAAAGGTCTAAAATTTACGGGCATGATAAATCACCTCAATAAGATATATGCCCATAAAATATAACTAGAATACTGTCTAATATGGATCAATAAATTCCACTATCAGCTTTCCGTCTAAAAGCTCTAAAGCCATGAAAACCACTTCACTTGGATTCTCTTCATCGATTTCGTCCTCAATTAATGGTACAAATCCAATTTCATTATACCACTTCCATTTTTCATAAAGAGCGTCAGTAATAATGTGTATTTCATTATGAATATAAGCATTTCTAATAATAATTTCCTTAAGTATATGAGTCCCTAGACCTTTCCCTTGGTATTTTCTTGAGACTGCCAATCTCGCTAAAGCTAAAGCATCCTGAGTTACTTTTTCATCTTCATTTTCTCCCAATTGAAACTTAAGTGGAGCTCGATGTAATGTAAAATAGGCCGCTAGCTCCTCCTCATAAAAGACAAGAGTAGTGCTAGCATGCCTATAAATGTGTTCCTCATAAGCTTCCATGTATAGGAAGTTATCCATAGATCCATTTCCACAACGAAACTCTTTTGATTCAGCCCAATCTTCAGCCTTAATACCACGAATATATAATTTTGATATCTCAAGTTCAAGTTCTTTAGGCATTTTTCCTACTAGCTAATTTTTTATCTGCCCTTTTTTGTAGATTTAATTTTTGCTGCTCTTGCCTTTTTAAAAACCTTGTAGCATCTTTACCCTTAACAGTTGGGTATTCGCGTAAAGTAACAGCCATTACGCATCATCCCTCTCATTATGCCTATATAGGCATCTTTATTTATATATATATTTATTTATATATTTATTTAAACATTATCATTAAATGACATTTAAAACAAGACTTATATGCAACAAAAAACTTAAAAAAAATGGCTTGTGAGTTTAGTGCTCTTTTCATATAGAAGGAATTCGCCAATTTTTGCGGAACTATTTTCCTTATACTTAATTGGACAAGAAAGGAGTTATAATCATGGGAGTAAAGAATCGGTTAAAAG
Coding sequences within it:
- a CDS encoding GNAT family N-acetyltransferase, which codes for MPKELELEISKLYIRGIKAEDWAESKEFRCGNGSMDNFLYMEAYEEHIYRHASTTLVFYEEELAAYFTLHRAPLKFQLGENEDEKVTQDALALARLAVSRKYQGKGLGTHILKEIIIRNAYIHNEIHIITDALYEKWKWYNEIGFVPLIEDEIDEENPSEVVFMALELLDGKLIVEFIDPY
- a CDS encoding DUF6019 family protein, with protein sequence MGVLILYYIIKLAVENGMKRANESIEDRLDNVTLLLQAIVKEKYEEQ
- a CDS encoding YifB family Mg chelatase-like AAA ATPase; this translates as MFASVHGMAVSGIQAHLIRVEVDVSNGLPDFAIVGLPNIAVRESRERVRSAIKNSGFNFPLQRITVNLAPADIKKDGSGLDLPIAVGILAATGQCPLEKLTGMVFVGELSLEGQLRPVSGVLAMAVSLAQLSSYALIVPHENFLEANLIEEIKSGSAENLVQLVSALHTEELFSSPFTASFPLTDSSPIEQPSEETLDLCSIRGQQQAKRALEIAAAGGHNILLMGSPGSGKTMLAKAYAGILPSLTRTESLEVTKIYSIAGLLGHNGQLIQSRPFRQPHHSATAAGILGGGRDLKPGELILANHGVLFLDELPEFSREVLESLRQPLEDRELTLTRQRGSVKYPARLSIVASMNPCPCSLQYWALYNKKETLPPRQAGTVILGNTTGSRVRKARLAKKMTIANLVRASGLSEVTILGIEHNKVNPLLSTLKTLGAVLEVPFYKLAAFDCLPERTLPEQIKKARLMRGMTLSEYAKFLGVNVRTLRAWECGERMPKYKLDRLNFEFASIANDDVSLKL